The Thermoleophilum album genome contains a region encoding:
- a CDS encoding RrF2 family transcriptional regulator translates to MRISTKADYAVRAAVELAARARENAFTKAETLATAQGLPLSFLENILGELRAAGLVQTRRGAEGGYKLALPPHEITIADVVRAVEGPLASVRGEPPERITYAGSAAPLQDVWIAVRASVRSVCEAVTLADVAAGRLPRRVRQLAADPDARETRVRPAGR, encoded by the coding sequence GTGCGCATCTCCACGAAGGCTGACTACGCAGTCCGCGCAGCGGTCGAGCTGGCCGCCCGTGCGCGCGAAAACGCCTTTACCAAGGCCGAGACGCTGGCCACGGCGCAGGGACTTCCCTTGAGCTTCCTCGAGAACATCCTGGGCGAGCTACGGGCAGCCGGCCTCGTGCAAACGCGACGCGGCGCCGAAGGCGGCTACAAGCTCGCGTTGCCGCCACACGAGATCACGATCGCCGACGTCGTGCGTGCGGTCGAGGGGCCGCTCGCCTCCGTACGTGGGGAGCCGCCGGAGCGCATAACGTACGCCGGCTCGGCAGCGCCGCTCCAAGACGTTTGGATCGCGGTGCGCGCGAGCGTTCGCTCGGTATGTGAAGCGGTAACGCTCGCCGACGTCGCGGCTGGGCGCCTGCCCCGCCGCGTGCGTCAGCTGGCTGCCGATCCCGACGCCAGGGAGACGCGCGTGCGCCCGGCCGGACGCTGA
- a CDS encoding lytic murein transglycosylase, whose protein sequence is MQQDNQGILRRLALALVMTLVAIAAATAAFSRPASAERDTALVRLANGQLVRVTLDQAGSTVQQTVDTLGLGGSTSTTPTAPTVPTTPTTPTNPEQSPPTTDTTTTPQPDTGTTSTTPTTPTTTEPQVEPQVDQPRVGRERRERARPKDRGEANADRPKRARPRPRPATRLRNPDGTPTRSNPTYTEVLPTPPDAKSVPNFIISRFRVPPFLLPIYQAAGIQYGVRWEILAAINEIETDYGRNLAVSSAGAVGWMQFLPSTWKIYGVDANKDGRKDPYNPVDAIFAAARYLKAAGYDQDVRRAIYAYNHADWYVDSVLLRARLIAGVPADLIGSLTGLTEGHFPVYARARYADDVAERQLITRLRPGQNAARLVESRDDRRGIRIFARVGAPVVAVNDGVIKKIGENRRFGRYIVLQDVYGNRYLYAHLGSIARYYPVPKADPEASPRIAKALSARNRRDPRPRGPASAGSQPGTHRDDPDPKASRPADAAPAQPSLPLKQRLFAHPDHPMARDNGGLEQIAEMKARKDGRFETFRAYFSRPFGLDAKDVRLRRLRKGARVIGGTILGRIGRTVPGLAAHVYFAIRPAGRGAPLIDPKPILDGWKLLEATAIYRASGRNVLYGDDGDGMSIGQVLLLPKPLLERRVLSDPRIDIYPCGRQDIRSGQIDRRVLAVLEYLAESGLRPTVTSLKCGHSFYTASGNVSYHSYGTAVDIAALNGIPITGHQEPGGITEQAIRLLLKLQGTMRPDEIISLLNLGGPSFALPDHYDHIHVGFRPLFGENGKLGAEATAILKPGQWSDLIEQLKRIRNPRVPVRPSPYAIPTKRHDDHRASDAHQGD, encoded by the coding sequence ATGCAGCAAGACAACCAGGGGATCTTGCGGCGCCTGGCGCTCGCTCTCGTCATGACCCTGGTCGCGATCGCCGCGGCCACCGCCGCCTTCAGCCGGCCGGCATCGGCAGAGCGCGACACCGCCCTCGTGCGGCTGGCAAACGGCCAGCTGGTGCGCGTAACACTCGACCAGGCCGGCTCGACCGTCCAGCAGACGGTCGACACACTCGGTCTAGGCGGCAGCACTTCGACGACGCCGACTGCCCCGACGGTGCCCACTACACCGACCACGCCGACCAACCCCGAGCAATCACCGCCGACCACCGACACCACGACCACGCCGCAGCCGGACACCGGCACCACCTCCACTACGCCGACCACGCCCACCACCACCGAACCTCAAGTCGAGCCTCAGGTCGATCAGCCGCGGGTGGGGCGCGAGCGCCGCGAACGGGCGCGGCCGAAGGATCGCGGCGAGGCCAACGCGGACCGGCCCAAGCGCGCACGCCCGCGACCGCGACCGGCCACCCGCCTGCGCAACCCCGACGGCACGCCGACGCGCTCGAACCCGACTTACACCGAGGTGCTCCCTACACCGCCCGACGCCAAGAGCGTCCCGAACTTCATCATCAGCCGCTTCCGCGTGCCGCCCTTCCTGCTGCCGATCTATCAGGCGGCTGGCATCCAGTACGGCGTGCGTTGGGAGATCCTCGCCGCGATCAACGAGATCGAGACCGACTACGGGCGAAACCTCGCGGTCTCCTCAGCCGGCGCGGTCGGCTGGATGCAGTTCCTGCCTTCGACTTGGAAGATCTACGGCGTCGACGCCAACAAGGACGGGCGCAAAGACCCGTACAACCCGGTCGACGCGATCTTCGCGGCGGCGCGCTACCTGAAGGCCGCCGGTTACGACCAGGACGTGCGCCGGGCGATCTACGCCTACAACCACGCCGACTGGTACGTCGACTCGGTGCTCCTGCGCGCGCGTTTGATCGCCGGCGTCCCGGCCGATCTGATCGGTTCGCTGACCGGCTTGACGGAAGGCCACTTCCCGGTCTACGCACGCGCACGGTACGCCGACGACGTCGCCGAGCGCCAGCTGATTACGCGCCTGCGGCCCGGCCAGAACGCCGCGCGCTTGGTCGAATCCCGCGACGACCGCCGGGGTATCCGCATCTTCGCGCGCGTCGGGGCGCCGGTGGTGGCCGTCAACGACGGCGTCATCAAGAAGATCGGCGAGAACCGCCGGTTCGGCCGTTACATCGTGCTGCAAGACGTTTACGGCAACCGTTACCTGTACGCGCATCTCGGCTCGATCGCGCGCTACTACCCGGTGCCGAAGGCCGATCCGGAGGCGAGTCCGCGGATCGCCAAGGCGCTGTCGGCGCGCAACCGCCGGGATCCGCGTCCGCGCGGTCCTGCCTCGGCTGGCAGTCAGCCAGGAACGCACCGCGACGACCCCGACCCGAAGGCGTCGCGGCCGGCCGACGCGGCACCCGCGCAGCCGTCGCTGCCGCTCAAGCAACGGCTGTTCGCGCACCCGGACCACCCAATGGCGCGTGACAACGGCGGTCTCGAGCAGATTGCCGAGATGAAAGCGCGCAAGGACGGTCGTTTCGAGACCTTCCGCGCCTACTTCTCGCGACCGTTCGGCTTGGACGCCAAGGATGTGCGTCTCCGTCGCCTCCGCAAGGGAGCACGCGTGATCGGTGGGACGATCCTCGGGCGCATCGGTCGCACCGTGCCGGGGCTGGCGGCACACGTCTACTTCGCGATTCGCCCGGCCGGCCGCGGCGCGCCGCTGATCGATCCGAAGCCGATCCTCGATGGTTGGAAGCTGCTCGAAGCGACCGCCATCTACCGCGCATCCGGGCGCAACGTGCTCTACGGCGACGACGGCGACGGCATGTCGATCGGGCAAGTCCTGCTGCTTCCCAAGCCGCTCCTCGAACGGCGTGTGCTGAGCGATCCGCGAATTGACATCTACCCGTGCGGCCGCCAGGACATTCGCTCTGGCCAGATCGACCGACGCGTGCTAGCGGTGTTGGAGTACCTCGCCGAGAGCGGCCTGCGACCGACCGTCACGAGCCTCAAGTGCGGCCACTCTTTCTACACAGCTTCCGGCAACGTCTCCTACCACTCGTACGGCACGGCGGTCGACATTGCCGCCCTCAACGGCATCCCGATCACTGGCCACCAGGAGCCGGGAGGCATCACCGAGCAAGCGATCCGACTGTTACTGAAGCTGCAGGGAACGATGCGGCCCGACGAGATCATCTCGCTGCTCAACCTGGGCGGCCCGTCGTTCGCGCTGCCCGACCACTACGACCACATACACGTGGGCTTCCGACCGCTATTCGGCGAGAACGGCAAGCTCGGAGCCGAGGCCACCGCGATTCTCAAGCCTGGACAGTGGAGCGACCTAATCGAGCAGCTCAAGCGGATCCGCAATCCGCGGGTACCGGTTCGGCCGTCGCCCTACGCGATCCCGACGAAGCGGCACGACGACCACCGCGCGAGCGACGCCCACCAGGGCGACTGA
- the cysT gene encoding sulfate ABC transporter permease subunit CysT, with the protein MSVRAENREDRRDQARAEAARPHHRRARSSHPLVVRFWWSRLARCWHHRRARSSRYRRPRRIAATAGGGPLALGVSVTWLSAVVLLPLAALAGIGARGGVEAFVASVTAPQARAALLLSIAVSAATAAVNAVFGTALAWVLVRQRFRGRGIVDALVDLPFALPTIVAGLTLLAVYGPGSPLGVNIAFTRFAIVAALALVTLPFVVRSVQPVLASLGGEIEEAALTLGASPAQLARRVFLPLLAPAIVSGSALAFARAVGEFGSVVIVSGNVPFKTELAPVYILKRVESGDLPGAAGVACVLLGLSLAVIAMLRFVERRRGVVAA; encoded by the coding sequence GTGAGCGTACGAGCCGAAAACCGCGAGGACCGGCGCGACCAGGCGCGCGCCGAAGCGGCCCGGCCGCACCATCGGCGAGCGCGGTCCTCGCACCCTTTGGTAGTGCGGTTCTGGTGGTCTCGGTTAGCGCGGTGCTGGCACCACCGGCGAGCGCGGTCCTCGCGCTACCGGCGCCCGCGCCGCATCGCTGCTACTGCGGGCGGGGGACCGCTGGCGCTCGGCGTCTCCGTGACCTGGCTGTCGGCGGTCGTCTTGCTGCCGCTTGCCGCGCTCGCCGGGATCGGCGCGCGCGGTGGGGTCGAGGCCTTCGTGGCTTCTGTCACGGCGCCCCAGGCGCGCGCGGCGCTGCTTCTGTCGATCGCGGTGTCGGCGGCAACGGCGGCCGTCAACGCCGTCTTCGGAACGGCACTCGCCTGGGTGCTCGTGCGCCAGCGCTTCCGCGGTCGGGGGATCGTCGACGCGCTCGTCGATCTGCCCTTCGCGCTGCCGACGATCGTCGCCGGGCTAACGCTACTCGCGGTCTATGGGCCGGGCTCCCCGCTCGGCGTGAACATCGCCTTCACGCGCTTCGCCATCGTCGCCGCGCTGGCGCTCGTGACGTTGCCGTTCGTGGTGCGGTCGGTGCAACCGGTGTTGGCCTCGCTAGGCGGCGAGATCGAGGAAGCGGCGCTGACGCTCGGTGCCTCGCCGGCGCAACTGGCGCGGCGCGTCTTCCTGCCGCTCTTGGCACCGGCGATCGTGAGTGGTTCGGCGCTTGCTTTCGCCCGCGCAGTCGGCGAGTTCGGCTCGGTGGTGATCGTTTCCGGGAATGTGCCGTTCAAGACCGAGCTAGCGCCCGTCTACATCCTCAAACGGGTGGAGTCGGGAGACCTGCCAGGAGCCGCCGGCGTGGCCTGCGTTCTGCTCGGGTTGTCGCTAGCGGTGATCGCGATGCTCCGATTCGTCGAGCGGCGGCGCGGGGTGGTGGCGGCGTGA
- a CDS encoding 3-hydroxyacyl-CoA dehydrogenase family protein gives MFVFKAAVVGAGTMGGEIAQVIASAGIPVVLKDIEERFVEQGLAKAREVTEAQLQGLVAKGKLSDEEAQRQRDETLSLITGTTDYGAFGTVDFVIEAVPERIELKRRVFAELDESTPGHAILASNTSSLSITEMGEATSRPDKVCGFHFFYPASVMRLIEVVASEDSSPETLQAAVNFALQIRKTPIRCEEVPGFVVNRILMSSVSEIWRATEEQGLTIEEVDRAVRESGAAPMGPYYLTDLLGLDTVLHVAEHLQEQYGPERFHVLGRLRELVAAGNLGQKTGKGFYEHQRQ, from the coding sequence ATGTTCGTCTTCAAGGCTGCGGTGGTTGGAGCAGGGACGATGGGCGGCGAGATCGCCCAGGTGATCGCATCCGCCGGCATTCCCGTTGTCCTCAAGGACATCGAGGAACGCTTCGTCGAGCAGGGACTGGCGAAGGCGCGGGAGGTCACCGAGGCGCAGCTGCAAGGGCTCGTCGCGAAAGGCAAGCTGAGTGACGAGGAGGCGCAACGGCAACGCGACGAGACGCTCTCGCTGATCACCGGTACGACCGATTACGGCGCCTTCGGCACGGTCGACTTCGTGATCGAGGCGGTCCCGGAGCGGATCGAGCTGAAGCGGCGCGTTTTTGCGGAGCTGGATGAGTCGACCCCTGGCCACGCGATCCTGGCATCGAACACCTCGTCGCTATCGATCACCGAGATGGGCGAGGCTACGAGCCGTCCCGACAAGGTCTGCGGATTCCACTTCTTCTACCCCGCCTCGGTGATGCGGCTGATCGAGGTCGTGGCAAGCGAGGACAGCTCCCCGGAAACGCTTCAGGCAGCCGTCAACTTCGCGCTTCAGATCCGCAAGACGCCAATCCGGTGCGAGGAGGTCCCGGGGTTCGTCGTCAATCGCATCCTGATGTCCTCGGTCTCGGAGATCTGGCGCGCGACCGAGGAGCAGGGTCTCACGATCGAGGAAGTCGACCGCGCCGTTCGCGAGTCCGGTGCCGCGCCGATGGGGCCCTACTACCTGACCGATCTGCTGGGTCTCGACACGGTGCTGCACGTGGCCGAGCACCTGCAGGAGCAGTACGGTCCGGAGCGCTTCCACGTGCTCGGGCGTTTACGCGAGTTGGTCGCGGCCGGGAACCTCGGGCAGAAGACGGGAAAGGGGTTCTATGAGCACCAGCGCCAGTAG
- a CDS encoding SIR2 family NAD-dependent protein deacylase yields MHGRESQPSSSDAGRSSAGADGRAARLAALLREARCAVALTGAGISVPSGIPDFRSPGRGLWERVDPMKVAHIDAFRRDPATFWRFYSERFLSLAGVAPNPAHYALAELERRGLVSAVITQNIDRLHRRAGSQRVIEVHGSIDRCVCLVCGKERHFEEVLAALQEGVEVPTCERCDSPLKPDVVLFGELLPERALREAEDLARSADLMLCIGSSLEVWPVAGLPRLTLLGGGRLALVTQGPTPYDAEAELKLDGDVVDELQGVLAAL; encoded by the coding sequence ATGCACGGGAGGGAATCGCAGCCTTCCTCGAGCGACGCCGGGCGAAGTTCCGCGGGCGCTGACGGCCGAGCCGCGCGGCTCGCGGCACTTCTGCGTGAAGCGCGCTGCGCGGTTGCGCTGACCGGCGCCGGCATCTCAGTGCCCTCCGGGATCCCCGACTTCCGCTCGCCAGGACGCGGCCTTTGGGAACGTGTCGATCCGATGAAGGTCGCTCACATCGACGCCTTCCGCCGCGATCCCGCCACCTTCTGGCGTTTCTACTCCGAGCGCTTCTTGAGCCTCGCGGGGGTCGCGCCGAACCCAGCTCACTACGCGCTCGCCGAGCTCGAGCGTCGGGGTTTGGTGTCGGCGGTGATAACTCAGAACATCGACCGACTGCACCGCCGCGCCGGCTCCCAGCGGGTGATCGAGGTACACGGTTCGATCGACCGCTGCGTCTGTTTGGTGTGCGGCAAAGAACGCCACTTCGAAGAGGTCCTCGCCGCCCTTCAGGAAGGGGTAGAGGTGCCAACTTGTGAGCGCTGCGACTCGCCGCTGAAGCCCGACGTCGTGCTGTTCGGCGAGCTGCTTCCGGAGCGTGCCCTACGCGAAGCGGAGGATCTTGCCCGCAGCGCCGACTTGATGCTCTGCATTGGGTCGTCGCTCGAGGTTTGGCCGGTAGCGGGTTTGCCGCGTCTGACCCTCCTCGGCGGCGGCCGCTTGGCGCTCGTCACGCAGGGCCCCACCCCTTACGACGCCGAGGCCGAGTTGAAGCTCGACGGCGACGTGGTCGACGAACTCCAGGGGGTGCTCGCAGCGCTGTAG
- a CDS encoding sulfate ABC transporter substrate-binding protein produces MSLVGFSTPQVVYDEVIPAFQRTKGGKDVRVSTSFGPSGEQSRAVAGGLKADIVNFSIEPDVTRLVDAGIVPKDWKRRARGGFVAHSVVALIVRPGNPRRIRGWDDLLRPGIQVVTPNTQTSGAAKWNLIAAYAARGPRFVERLLREHVKVQPKSGREALQTFTSGVGDVLVSYESEAITARRKGQRLDLVIPDETLRIDLPIALTKSGERSTAARAFLDYLFTAAAQRVWAEWGYRPQDPEVAREFAERFPAPRRLHTISELGGWRRVDAQLFDPEKGLVSRIEARR; encoded by the coding sequence GTGTCGCTCGTTGGCTTCTCGACCCCCCAAGTTGTCTACGACGAAGTGATCCCCGCCTTCCAGAGGACCAAGGGCGGCAAGGACGTGCGCGTCTCGACCTCCTTCGGGCCCTCGGGCGAGCAGAGCCGGGCGGTCGCGGGCGGCCTCAAGGCCGACATCGTGAACTTCTCGATCGAGCCCGACGTGACACGGCTCGTCGATGCGGGGATCGTGCCGAAGGACTGGAAGCGACGGGCGCGCGGCGGGTTCGTGGCGCACTCGGTGGTTGCACTGATCGTGAGACCGGGTAATCCGCGACGCATCCGCGGCTGGGACGATCTGCTGCGCCCCGGGATTCAGGTGGTCACGCCGAACACGCAGACCTCCGGCGCGGCCAAGTGGAACCTGATCGCCGCCTACGCGGCACGCGGCCCGCGCTTCGTCGAGCGGCTTTTGCGCGAGCACGTGAAGGTGCAACCGAAGTCCGGTCGCGAGGCGCTCCAGACCTTCACCTCGGGGGTCGGGGATGTCCTCGTCTCGTACGAGTCGGAAGCGATCACCGCCCGCCGCAAGGGCCAACGCCTCGACTTGGTGATCCCCGACGAGACGCTTCGCATCGACCTACCGATCGCCCTGACCAAGAGCGGCGAGCGCTCGACGGCTGCGCGCGCTTTCCTCGACTACCTGTTCACGGCCGCCGCCCAGCGCGTCTGGGCGGAGTGGGGTTACCGTCCCCAGGACCCGGAGGTTGCGCGGGAGTTCGCGGAGCGCTTCCCCGCGCCGCGGCGGCTGCACACGATCAGCGAGTTGGGTGGTTGGCGGCGCGTCGACGCGCAGCTCTTCGATCCCGAGAAGGGCCTGGTGTCGAGGATCGAAGCGCGGCGGTGA
- a CDS encoding enoyl-CoA hydratase-related protein → MSTSASSAAATLVERFSLKALVESCLVLEEGVAGARDIEIGMMLGAGILPGPFQRADERGLDEVLEALERARGEWGDAFAPPAILRRLVAQGRLGKKSGQGFFPYPRPDEGPQRETVLLETRGDIGIAWLNRPPANPLSPQALRELADLWAEVDGRLRALVIASSNVFTFCAGADIKEFTRIDPEREGRELIETAHHLMRSMERSSTVTIAAVNALALGGGCELAMACDVRIAAESASFGQPEINLGIIPGFGGTQRLPRLVGEAKALEMNLVGDPIDAWEAHRIGLVNEVVPDHELFDTALAWARKLAGQAPLAVGEIKRVSAQPDLDEGLRVEAEGFARVFACEDAREGIAAFLERRRAKFRGR, encoded by the coding sequence ATGAGCACCAGCGCCAGTAGCGCCGCGGCCACGCTCGTCGAGCGTTTCTCCCTGAAAGCACTGGTCGAGTCGTGCCTGGTGCTAGAGGAAGGGGTCGCAGGTGCCCGCGACATCGAGATCGGGATGATGCTCGGCGCGGGGATCCTCCCTGGCCCTTTCCAGCGCGCTGACGAACGCGGTCTCGACGAGGTCCTGGAGGCGCTCGAGCGAGCCCGCGGAGAGTGGGGAGACGCGTTCGCGCCACCGGCGATCCTGCGCCGCCTCGTGGCCCAGGGAAGGCTGGGCAAGAAGAGCGGGCAAGGTTTCTTTCCCTACCCGCGACCCGACGAAGGGCCGCAGCGCGAGACCGTGCTGCTGGAGACGCGCGGTGATATCGGCATCGCCTGGCTCAACCGGCCACCGGCCAATCCGCTCTCCCCGCAGGCGCTGCGCGAGCTTGCCGACCTGTGGGCGGAGGTCGACGGGCGCTTGCGGGCGCTGGTGATCGCGTCGTCGAACGTCTTCACCTTCTGTGCCGGGGCCGACATCAAGGAGTTCACGCGCATCGATCCGGAACGCGAGGGTCGGGAGCTGATCGAGACCGCGCACCACCTGATGCGCTCGATGGAGCGCTCGAGCACGGTCACGATCGCCGCGGTCAACGCGCTGGCCCTGGGTGGCGGCTGCGAACTCGCGATGGCCTGCGACGTACGGATCGCGGCCGAGTCGGCGAGTTTCGGTCAGCCCGAGATCAATCTCGGGATCATCCCCGGCTTCGGCGGCACGCAGCGCCTGCCGCGCCTTGTCGGCGAGGCGAAAGCGCTCGAGATGAACCTCGTGGGCGATCCGATCGACGCGTGGGAGGCACACCGCATCGGACTGGTGAACGAGGTCGTTCCCGACCACGAGCTGTTCGACACGGCGCTCGCCTGGGCGCGCAAACTGGCGGGTCAGGCACCCCTCGCGGTCGGGGAGATCAAGCGCGTTTCGGCGCAGCCGGACCTCGACGAAGGACTCCGTGTCGAAGCCGAAGGGTTTGCGCGAGTATTCGCCTGCGAGGATGCACGGGAGGGAATCGCAGCCTTCCTCGAGCGACGCCGGGCGAAGTTCCGCGGGCGCTGA
- a CDS encoding PadR family transcriptional regulator, whose translation MRREVLPLLVLHFIAEQPSYGNQLMERIAKLTEGVLSVNPNTMYPLLRQLESQGLIEGKWEHPVRRTRRYYSLTDAGRAELERLRREVRPFLRAVRDSVERICSELYAPPSR comes from the coding sequence GTGCGCCGGGAAGTCCTGCCGCTGCTCGTCCTGCACTTCATCGCCGAGCAGCCCTCCTACGGGAATCAGTTGATGGAGCGGATCGCGAAGCTGACGGAGGGCGTTCTATCCGTCAACCCCAACACGATGTACCCGCTGCTCCGCCAGCTCGAGTCGCAGGGCCTGATCGAGGGCAAGTGGGAGCACCCCGTGCGCCGCACTCGGCGCTACTACTCGCTGACCGATGCCGGGCGCGCCGAGCTCGAGCGTCTGCGGCGCGAGGTGCGGCCGTTCCTGCGTGCCGTGCGCGACAGCGTGGAGCGCATCTGCAGCGAGCTCTACGCGCCCCCCTCCCGCTAA
- a CDS encoding sulfate/molybdate ABC transporter ATP-binding protein, with product MIELRNVSVAFGPVRALSDVDLLVAEGELVALLGPSGSGKSTLLRVVAGLEPPVAGTVVIDGRDVTYEPPQRRGIGFVFQHYAPFPHMTVRENVAFGLRVRRARRELIRRRVDELLAMVGLEKFAERRPHQLSGGQRQRMALARALAIEPRVLLLDEPFAALDAHVRRELRAWLRRLHDELGATTLMVTHDRAEAMELADRIAVLNDGRLEQVGPPGELYDNPQTPFVRDFIGDTTKIGGVIVRPDELELSHTPIDEAAEAMITRIVDLGPEIRVELTLADGAPAEARFARRRFRELDVRSGDVVWVRVAGDALVDQRPAGRTRVSLASGSAAS from the coding sequence TTGATCGAATTACGCAACGTCAGCGTCGCGTTCGGTCCGGTGCGGGCGCTCTCCGACGTCGACCTGCTGGTCGCCGAGGGCGAGCTGGTGGCGCTGCTCGGCCCCTCCGGCTCGGGCAAGTCGACGCTGCTGCGCGTGGTGGCGGGGCTCGAGCCGCCGGTCGCGGGCACGGTCGTGATCGACGGGCGCGACGTCACCTACGAACCGCCACAGCGGCGCGGCATCGGCTTCGTCTTCCAGCACTACGCGCCGTTTCCCCACATGACCGTGCGCGAGAACGTTGCTTTCGGTCTACGCGTGCGCCGCGCCCGGCGCGAGCTGATTCGCCGCCGCGTCGACGAGCTGCTGGCGATGGTCGGACTGGAGAAGTTCGCCGAGCGACGCCCGCACCAACTCTCCGGAGGCCAGCGTCAGCGCATGGCCCTCGCGCGGGCGCTGGCGATCGAACCGCGAGTGCTTTTGCTCGACGAGCCGTTCGCTGCACTCGACGCTCACGTCCGGCGCGAGCTGCGCGCGTGGTTGCGCCGGCTACACGACGAGCTCGGCGCGACCACCCTGATGGTGACCCACGACCGCGCCGAGGCCATGGAACTGGCCGACCGCATCGCGGTCCTCAACGACGGCCGACTCGAACAGGTCGGTCCTCCCGGTGAGCTGTACGACAACCCGCAAACCCCGTTCGTCCGCGACTTCATCGGCGACACGACGAAGATCGGCGGGGTGATCGTGCGGCCCGACGAGCTCGAGCTCTCGCACACGCCGATCGACGAAGCTGCGGAGGCGATGATCACGCGGATCGTCGACCTCGGCCCCGAGATTCGCGTGGAGCTGACGCTCGCCGACGGTGCGCCTGCCGAGGCCCGCTTTGCGCGCCGGCGGTTCCGCGAGCTCGATGTGCGCAGCGGCGACGTCGTGTGGGTGCGTGTCGCTGGCGACGCTCTAGTCGATCAGCGTCCGGCCGGGCGCACGCGCGTCTCCCTGGCGTCGGGATCGGCAGCCAGCTGA
- a CDS encoding ABC transporter permease produces MSAELVATGPRRAAGRARRQWGALALRTLALAYLGVLLVVPLAFVVYRALEPGVAQFVRALTALEALSALRLTVLAALVATVVCAVFGTAVALVVARSRLPGTRFVDSLLDVPLAVSPVVVGLALLALFGRGGWLEHFPVKVAFTPLGVVVATTFICVPYVARELIPVLRALGSEREQAALTLGAGPLQAFRLVTLPALRLALVHGAVLSLARALGEFGAVSVISGNLVGQTQTLTLLIQQRYENFDLAGAYAAALMLAAAACAALVLLLKTTGASSSARARDGEEVIG; encoded by the coding sequence GTGAGCGCCGAGCTTGTGGCAACAGGGCCGCGCAGGGCGGCAGGGCGCGCTCGCCGGCAGTGGGGGGCGCTCGCCTTGCGCACCCTCGCCCTTGCGTACCTGGGCGTGCTGCTGGTGGTGCCGCTCGCTTTCGTCGTTTATCGCGCGCTCGAGCCCGGGGTCGCTCAGTTCGTGCGTGCCCTGACCGCTCTTGAGGCGCTCTCGGCGCTGCGTTTGACGGTTCTTGCAGCGCTCGTCGCGACGGTCGTGTGCGCGGTTTTCGGGACGGCGGTCGCGCTCGTCGTGGCGCGCTCGCGACTGCCGGGCACCCGTTTCGTCGACAGCTTGCTCGACGTGCCTTTGGCGGTCTCGCCGGTGGTGGTCGGGCTCGCCCTGCTCGCCCTGTTCGGTCGCGGGGGGTGGTTGGAGCACTTCCCGGTGAAGGTCGCGTTCACGCCGCTCGGCGTCGTCGTAGCTACGACCTTCATCTGCGTGCCCTACGTGGCCCGCGAGCTGATTCCGGTCTTGCGCGCGCTCGGGAGCGAGCGCGAACAAGCGGCCCTCACGCTCGGGGCAGGACCTTTGCAGGCGTTCCGGCTGGTCACGCTGCCGGCTTTGCGTCTCGCCCTGGTGCACGGTGCGGTGCTCTCGCTGGCGCGTGCCCTCGGCGAGTTCGGGGCCGTCAGCGTGATCAGCGGCAACCTGGTCGGACAGACGCAGACGCTGACCCTGCTGATCCAGCAGCGCTACGAGAACTTCGATCTGGCCGGGGCCTACGCGGCGGCTCTGATGTTGGCCGCTGCGGCCTGCGCAGCGCTCGTCTTGCTGCTCAAAACGACGGGAGCGTCGTCCTCGGCGCGTGCCCGCGACGGCGAGGAGGTGATCGGTTGA